Proteins from a single region of Streptomyces vinaceus:
- a CDS encoding ferritin-like domain-containing protein: MLSARSLFQEIVDHDDSFQLFCSIAASGESQGGWENARIAALVPDGMRELAPKITRHGADEDKHGRIFHALLRKRGLPPVPVPPETDYTMLLERRGIGLAHEKLRRDEPLTEQDIVVYLAHSRVTEQRAADQMVMLVRQFGDHPEVGKAIRMISHDEDNHLAYCQEELLRLVREGHGRTIQRVLRESALAEISIYRDVSLAVMDHMGRLLRWPAPKAAALAAGIRGMYAYERFAGWHRMISLRMPERRDALGGAAMTTPEYA; encoded by the coding sequence ATGCTCTCTGCCCGCAGCCTGTTCCAGGAGATCGTCGACCACGACGACTCGTTCCAGCTGTTCTGCTCCATCGCGGCCAGCGGCGAGTCCCAGGGCGGCTGGGAGAACGCCCGGATCGCGGCCCTGGTGCCCGACGGCATGCGCGAGCTCGCGCCCAAGATCACCCGGCACGGCGCCGACGAGGACAAGCACGGCCGGATCTTCCACGCCCTGCTGCGCAAGCGCGGGCTGCCGCCCGTCCCCGTGCCGCCCGAGACCGACTACACGATGCTGCTGGAGCGGCGCGGCATCGGTCTCGCGCACGAGAAGCTGCGCCGCGACGAGCCGCTGACCGAGCAGGACATCGTCGTCTACCTCGCCCACAGCCGGGTCACCGAGCAGCGCGCCGCCGACCAGATGGTCATGCTGGTCCGGCAGTTCGGGGACCACCCCGAGGTCGGCAAGGCCATCCGCATGATCAGCCACGACGAGGACAACCACCTCGCCTACTGCCAGGAGGAGCTGCTCCGCCTGGTCCGCGAGGGGCACGGCCGGACCATCCAGCGGGTGCTGCGCGAGAGCGCCCTCGCCGAGATCTCCATCTACCGGGACGTGAGCCTGGCCGTCATGGACCACATGGGCCGGCTGCTGCGCTGGCCCGCACCCAAGGCGGCCGCGCTGGCCGCCGGGATCCGCGGGATGTACGCGTACGAGCGCTTCGCCGGCTGGCACCGGATGATCAGCCTGCGCATGCCGGAGCGGCGCGACGCGCTGGGCGGCGCGGCGATGACCACGCCCGAGTACGCCTGA